One stretch of Punica granatum isolate Tunisia-2019 chromosome 5, ASM765513v2, whole genome shotgun sequence DNA includes these proteins:
- the LOC116207006 gene encoding uncharacterized protein LOC116207006 has product MIDFLQPRESNSMESKFRPSHPLFSTILTLYILFLLYSPPPFLGLLLSPVLPLTIVLLLTLLRFGSVQKPRPKTAKPQEPCPDDDHPETATTQPGKEIEVPFIGWDLKAPLEVIYEEYEGEGEDDLDQVSDLNRGCGERGEVQFTRIERWPSLSQYYPESDSDSDSDASWAGEFPTIGDWVLPEEEFGFGCADPERDGLIEIQLDRHHAGAEKKCENLDFHGEEENLIEIDISPPVRIGEFLTGKKRDARLYDEGHVTFN; this is encoded by the coding sequence ATGATCGATTTTCTCCAACCAAGAGAATCAAATTCCATGGAATCCAAATTCCGTCCATCTCACCCACTCTTCTCCACCATCCTTACTCTATACATTCTATTCCTCCTCTATTCCCCTCCCCCCTTCCTCGGCCTCCTCCTCTCCCCGGTTCTCCCCCTCACCATCGTCCTCCTCCTCACCCTCCTCCGGTTTGGCTCAGTTCAAAAACCCCGACCCAAGACCGCGAAGCCCCAAGAACCATGCCCGGATGATGATCATCCCGAGACTGCAACGACCCAACCCGGCAAGGAGATCGAGGTCCCCTTCATCGGCTGGGACTTAAAGGCGCCGCTGGAGGTCATATACGAGGAATACGAGGGCGAAGGGGAGGATGACCTGGACCAGGTTAGTGACCTGAACCGTGGATGTGGCGAGAGGGGAGAGGTCCAGTTCACTCGGATTGAGAGGTGGCCGTCTCTCTCGCAGTATTACCCGGAGTCAGATTCAGACTCGGATTCAGATGCCTCGTGGGCCGGCGAATTCCCAACGATCGGGGACTGGGTCTTGCCGGAGGAGGAATTTGGGTTCGGGTGTGCCGACCCAGAAAGGGATGGGCTGATTGAGATCCAGTTGGACCGGCACCATGCCGGTGCCGAGAAGAAGTGCGAGAATTTGGATTTCCATGGAGAGGAGGAGAATTTGATAGAGATCGACATCTCGCCTCCGGTGAGGATCGGGGAGTTTCTCACCGGGAAAAAGAGGGATGCACGGCTGTACGATGAGGGTCACGTAACGTTCAATTGA